The region CGGATTTCGATCCCGATCAGCGAGCGTTTTACTACGTGCGCGTCATCGAGATTCCGAAGCCCCGCTGGACCGCGTACGACGCGAAATTCTTCGGAATCACCATGCCGGACGACGTCCCGATGACGGTGCAGGACCGCGCTTACACATCACCCATCTGGTACACGCCGTGAAGGCCATTTCGGAGCTATAAGACACCGTCGACGAGCTTTACGCAAAAGTCCAAGCGCCGTCCGTGCAAATCGAGATTCTACGCGATTGCGAGAAGCATCAGTCTGGGAAATCGGGCGCCCCCTATTGGCCGTTTTCAGCCTGACGCCAGGCCCGGATTCTGGCCGAATGAATGGCAGCTGTCAGGAAAAGCGGACGTTCATGATGGGTATTTTTGCACGACGCCTCGAATCGGTGCACTAAGGCGTCAACACGTCTCAGGTCTCTGTGTGAACCCTTGAATAAATCTCTGATATTTAGTGGATTATTAGCCTTAACCCGATATTTGTGTCGTGAGTCACAAACGAGCCCCGTCCAGTAACCAGGAAACCAGGAAATGTACGGGGCAACCTTGCGTTGATTCTCTGATTAAG is a window of Gammaproteobacteria bacterium DNA encoding:
- a CDS encoding DUF3604 domain-containing protein, whose amino-acid sequence is VNRRCEKPVGSTVDVANASYTNTIGDPLLTAHWVDPDFDPDQRAFYYVRVIEIPKPRWTAYDAKFFGITMPDDVPMTVQDRAYTSPIWYTP